From Camelina sativa cultivar DH55 chromosome 7, Cs, whole genome shotgun sequence, one genomic window encodes:
- the LOC109125643 gene encoding uncharacterized protein LOC109125643, translating into MENKTNNGNEDGPIIHSQVVKIKKEFEKIRQPSLQQPKMRRVLSEIKRRQRSRSPLGLGERSISVGN; encoded by the coding sequence ATGGAGAACAAGACCAATAATGGAAACGAGGACGGTCCAATAATACATAGCCAAGTGGTGAAGAtaaagaaagagtttgagaagataagGCAACCGTCCCTGCAGCAGCCGAAGATGAGGAGGGTTCTTAGCGAGATCAAAAGGCGTCAACGTTCACGTTCTCCTCTCGGTTTAGGGGAGAGGTCTATTTCCGTTGGGAATTGA
- the LOC104701411 gene encoding conserved oligomeric Golgi complex subunit 5, whose amino-acid sequence MALPPSSPSSSPSLQRLSTFKNPPPSSLSSGAPPPQQPPSSSPLDSFATDRILSPFLSSSFSSATFSSKALASGSPASTAERLHQAIALLDAQLRNDVISRHPELLAQLSSLSHADISLSSLRSSVSSLQSSIRRVRSDLSEPVRSIRSKSVQLSNLHSAAELLSHSVRTLRLSKKLRDLTDSPDPDKIDLTKAAQLHFEILTMCKEYDLFGIDVIDEEIKFVTEIGEKLRSEAMKVLERGMEGLNQAEVGTGLQVFYNLGELKPTVDQLVNKYKGMAVKSVSVAMDMKAISSGSGGGYGPGGIRSSGAPHIGGGAKVREALWQRMASCMEQLYSLVVAVWHLQRVLSKKRDPFTHVLLLDEVIKEGDSMLTDRVWDALVKAFTSQMKSAYTASSFVKEIFTMGYPKLVSMIENLLERISFNTDVKGVLPAINLERKEQMVACIAIFQTAFLSLCFGRLSDLVNSIFPMSSRGSLPSKDQISQVLSHIQDEIEAVHPDARLTLLVLREIGKALSNLAQRAECQISTGPETRQISGPATSTQIRNFTLCQHLQGIHTHISSMVADLPSIAADVLSPNLAAIYDAACEPVTPLFKAMRDQLESCILQIHDQNFGVDDAAMDNNASSYMEELQRSILHFRSEFLSRLLPSAATANTAGTESICTRLARQMASRVLIFYIRHASLVRPLSEWGKLRMAKDMAELELAVGQNLFPVEQLGAPYRALRAFRPLIFLETSQMGSSPLIQDLPPSIVLHHLYTRGPDELESPMQKNRLSPKQYSLWLDNQREDQIWKGVKATLDDYAVKIRSRGDKEFSPVYPLMLQIGSSLTQENL is encoded by the exons ATGGCACTACCTCCTTCgtctccttcatcttctccatctcttcaACGTCTCTCCACCTTCAAAAACCCTCCTCCTTCTTCACTCTCCTCCGGCGCACCACCGCCGCAACAACCACCGTCTTCTTCGCCGCTCGATTCTTTCGCCACCGATCGAATCCTTTCCCCgtttctctcctcttccttctcctccgcAACTTTCTCCTCCAAAGCTCTCGCTTCTGGATCTCCCGCTTCCACCGCCGAGCGTCTCCACCAAGCCATCGCCCTCCTCGATGCTCAGCTCCGTAATGACGTCATCTCTCGTCACCCTGAATTGCTCGCTcagctctcttctctttcccacgccgatatctctctctcttctctccgaTCCTCTGTCTCTTCACTCCAATCTTCAATTCGCCGTGTTAGATCCGATCTATCTGAACCGGTCCGGTCGATCCGATCCAAATCCGTTCAGCTATCTAATCTTCACTCCGCTGCTGAGTTGCTCTCTCACTCCGTTCGCACGCTTCGTCTCTCCAAGAAGCTGCGAGATCTAACGGATTCTCCCGATCCAGATAAGATCGATCTCACCAAAGCTGCGCAGCTTCATTTCGAGATCTTAACCATGTGTAAAGAGTACGATCTCTTCGGCATTGATGTTATTGATGAGGAAATCAAGTTTGTTACTGAGATTGGGGAGAAATTGAGGTCTGAAGCTATGAAGGTGTTGGAGAGAGGCATGGAAGGGTTGAATCAAGCTGAGGTTGGGACTGGTCTGCAAGTTTTCTATAACCTTGGAGAGCTCAAGCCTACGGTGGATCAACTGGTGAATAAGTATAAGGGAATGGCTGTGAAGAGTGTGAGCGTTGCTATGGACATGAAGGCTATTTCTTCTGGCTCAGGTGGTGGGTACGGGCCTGGTGGGATTAGGTCTAGCGGAGCACCGCACATTGGTGGCGGTGCTAAAGTTAGGGAGGCGTTGTGGCAGAGGATGGCTAGTTGTATGGAACAGTTGTATTCACTTGTAGTTGCTGTGTGGCACTTGCAGCGTGTACTGTCCAAGAAGAGGGATCCATTTACTCATgtccttcttcttgacgaaGTCATCAAG GAAGGTGATTCTATGTTAACCGACAGAGTCTGGGATGCACTTGTGAAGGCGTTTACTAGTCAAATGAAGTCTGCATACACAGCTTCGAGCTTTGTAAAAGAAATATTCACAATGGGATATCCAAAGCTCGTTTCTATGATAGAAAACCTTCTTGAAAGGATTTCTTTCAACACGGATGTGAAGGGAGTGTTACCTGCTATTAATTTAGAAAGGAAAGAACAAATGGTTGCATGCATTGCAATATTCCAGACTGCTTTCTTATCCCTATGCTTTGGCCGCTTGTCAGACCTTGTGAACTCCATATTCCCTATGTCGAGCCGTGGGAGTTTACCTTCAAAAGATCAGATCTCACAGGTATTATCACACATTCAAGATGAGATTGAGGCTGTTCATCCAGATGCTCGTTTGACTCTTCTAGTTTTGCGTGAGATAGGAAAGGCCCTTAGTAACCTAGCTCAACGAGCTGAGTGCCAG ATTTCTACAGGCCCTGAGACGCGCCAGATATCAGGTCCTGCAACATCAACACAGATCAGGAACTTCACATTATGTCAGCATTTGCAAGGAATCCACACACATATCTCATCCATGGTAGCAGACCTTCCTAGCATTGCTGCTGATGTATTGTCTCCTAATCTGGCTGCAATCTATGATGCGGCATGTGAGCCAGTTACACCTTTATTTAAAGCTATGCGAGACCAGCTCGAGTCATGCATTCTTCAAATCCATGATCAAAACTTTGGTGTTGATGATGCTGCCATGGACAACAACGCTTCCTCATACATGGAGGAGTTGCAGAGATCGATTCTTCACTTCCGCAGTGAGTTCCTTTCCAGACTATTGCCTTCCGCAGCGACCGCTAACACTGCAGGGACAGAATCGATCTGCACTAGACTAGCAAGACAAATGGCTTCAAGGGTTTTGATCTTCTACATCAGACATGCTTCCCTTGTGCGACCACTTTCAGAATGGGGAAAACTCAGGATGGCCAAAGACATGGCGGAGCTGGAACTAGCAGTGGGACAGAATTTGTTTCCCGTAGAACAACTCGGAGCACCGTACAGAGCTCTTAGAGCGTTTAGGCCATTAATTTTCCTGGAAACATCACAAATGGGATCGTCTCCTCTCATCCAGGATCTACCGCCAAGTATCGTCCTACATCATCTCTATACGAGAGGCCCAGACGAGTTAGAATCACCAATGCAAAAGAACAGACTGAGTCCTAAGCAGTACTCACTGTGGCTTGATAACCAAAGAGAGGATCAGATCTGGAAGGGTGTTAAAGCAACTTTGGATGATTATGCAGTGAAGATCAGGTCGAGAGGGGACAAAGAGTTCAGTCCAGTTTATCCTCTAATGCTTCAAATTGGATCGTCTTTGACACAAGAAAACTTGTAA